The sequence below is a genomic window from Deltaproteobacteria bacterium.
CCTGCATTGACTGGCCTTCAATAATATCACCAAATTTAACGGCACCTGATTTATCCGTCAAAATAGGCACAGTATAAGGATCCCATTCCGCCAGAAGCGTCCCTTTTTCAACCTTATCGCCTTCCTTCATCGTCAGCTTGGCGCCATAGACAAGCAGATAACGCTCTCTTTCTCTACCTGTTTCATCAATGACAGCAATTTCAGCATTCCTGTTCATAACAATAAGACTGCCTTCCTTATTGGCAACACTTGACAGCCCAATAAGCTTGACAACACCATCATTTCTCGCTTCCAGAGTCGTTTGTTCAGCCCTTCTGCTCGCTGTACCACCAATATGGAAGGTTCTCATCGTAAGCTGGGTTCCCGGCTCACCAATAGACTGGGCAGCAATAATACCTACCGTTTCTCCAAGATTTATCATGGAGCCCCTGGCAAGATCTCTACCATAACATTTTGCACAGATACCTTTTTTGGACTGGCAGGTAAGAACCGATCTGATCAAAACTCTGTCTACGCCGGAAGATTCAAGTTTCTCAACAAGCGCTTCATCAATTTCCGTACCGGCCTCAACAAGAACATCACCGGTCATGGGATCTTCAATATTTTCGAGGGCAACCCGGCCAAGAATCCGGTCACCAAGACCTTCAATAACTTCGCCACCTTCAACAAGGGCAGAAACATAAATTCCATCTATGGTCTGACAATCCTCTTCCGTAATGATCATATCCTGTGCTACATCAACGAGGCGCCTTGTGAGGTAACCTGAGTTTGCCGTCTTAAGCGCTGTATCGGCAAGGCCCTTTCTGGCTCCGTGAGTCGAGATAAAGTATTGAAGGACAGTAAGACCGTCTCTGAAGTTGGACGTAATTGGTGTTTCAATAATCTCACCTGAAGGCTTGGCCATAAGTCCCCTCATTCCGGCCAGCTGTCTGATCTGCTGAGCACTGCCTCTCGCACCGGAGTCAGCCATCATGAAGATAGGATTAAAGCTTGGAATACTCTTTTCATTGCCTTCATCATCGACAATTCTCTCCGTGCCGAGTTCTTTCATCATCTCATCGGCAATCTGCTCAGTAACATGGGCCCAGATATCAATTACCTTGTTATACCTTTCACCATCGGTAATCAAACCGTCAGTGTACTGGTTTTTAATTTCAACAACTTCTTCCTGAGCTGCGCCTATAAGCGCATCCCTCCTGGTAGGCATAACCATATCGTTAATGCTGATCGATATACCTGCCTTTGTCGCATGTTTATAACCAAGATTTTTCAGTTGGTCCGCAAGAACAACCGTTTTCTTACCCCCTGCCAGCCTGAATGACTGGTCAACAAGAACAGCCAGGGCCTTTTTGTTCATGACCTTGTTAATCGTCTCAAAAGGAATCTCGAAAGGAACGATTCCTCTTAAAAGAATACGTCCCGGAGTCGTATCAGCGATTTGACCGTCAATCCTCACCTTAATACATGCCTGAAGGTGAACTTCACCGGCATCATAGGCAGAAACAACCTCATCAACCGAGGAGAATATAATGCCCTCACCCTTTTGTAGAGGCTTCTCCCTCGTCATATAATAAAGACCAAGAACGATATCCTGGCTCGGGACAATAATCGGCTTACCGTTTGCCGGAGAAAGAATGTTATTGGTCGACATCATAAGTACTCTCGCTTCAAGCTGTGCCTGGATTGAAAGAGGAACATGAACAGCCATCTGGTCTCCGTCGAAGTCTGCATTATAGGCAGCACAAACGAGCGGGTGGAGCTGAATAGCCTTTCCGTCAACCAGAATAGGCTCAAATGCCTGAATCCCCAGACGATGAAGAGTCGGCGCCCTGTTTAGAAGGATCGGATGCTCCCTGATAACTTCATCAAGAATATCCCAAACTTCAGACCTTTCCTCTTCAACCATTTTCTTGGCATTTTTAATGGTAGTAACATAACCTCTCTCTTCGAGCTTACTGTAAATAAAAGGCTTAAAGAGCTCAAGGGCCATCTTCTTCGGTAAGCCGCACTGATGCAACTTGAGTTCAGGACCGACAACAATAACCGACCTTCCTGAATAGTCGACCCTTTTACCGAGGAGATTCTGCCTGAAACGACCCTGCTTACCTTTAAGCATGTCACTTAAAGATTTGAGTGGCCGCTTGTTTGGACCGGTAATAACCCTGCCCCTTCTACCGTTATCAAAAAGTGCGTCAACTGCTTCCTGAAGCATTCTCTTTTCATTTCTGATAATAATGTCGGGAGCATTAAGTTCGAGCAGCCTTTTGAGCCTGTTATTTCTGTTAATAACCCTTCTGTAAAGGTCATTTAGGTCTGAAGTAACAAACCTGCCACCATCGAGAGGAACAAGAGGTCTCAAATCGGGTGGAATAACGGGAATAACTTCCATAATCATCCATTCAGGCTTATTATCGGAAAGCCTGAATGCATCGGCAACTTTAAGTCTTTTGGCTATTTTCTTTCTCTTGGCGTCGGAATTGGTCTCTTTCATTTCAAGCCTGAGAGAAGCACAAATCTCTCCCAGATCAAGTTCCTTCATCAGTTCCCTGATCGTTTCAGCACCCATACCGGCTTCGAACTCACCGGCATACTCTTCCATAGCCGCATAATACTCGTCTTCCGTGAGGAGTTGCCCCTTTATCAGAGCCGAATCTTTAGGATCCGTAACAATATAAGCCTCAAAGTAGAGCACCTTTTCCAGATCCTTAAGGGTAATATCAAGAAGATTCCCCATCCTGCTGGGAAGACTTTTCAGGAACCAGATATGCGCGACAGGCGTGGCAAGCTCAATATGACCGAGCCTTTCCCTTCTTACCTTAGACTGAATAACCTCGACACCACACTTTTCACAAACCACTCCCCTGTGCTTCATTCTCTTGAATTTACCACAGTTACATTCGTAATCCTTGATAGGCCCAAAAATTTTAGCACAAAACAAACCGTCCCTTTCAGGCTTGAATGTCCTGTAGTTTATGGTTTCCGGTTTTTTTACCTCACCATGAGACCATTCTCTTATCTTTTCAGGTGAAGCAATAGAAACTCTAATCCCCTTGAAGTTCAGCGGATCCTTAGGCTTTTCAACAAAACTAAAAAAATCTTCCAAGGTTTCCCTCCTGTTCTAAGCAATAACCGGTTAAAGGTACTTTCGAACAATTTCTAATTAATTATTTTCTCAATCCTCAAGCAATTGAACATCAAGGCCAAGACTCTGCATCTCCTTGATAACAACATTAAACGATTCCGGCAGTCCGGCTTCAAGAATATTTTCACCCTTCACGATACTCTCGTACATGCGGGTACGGCCTGCCACATCATCAGACTTGACGGTAAGGAACTCCTGAAGACAATGAGCCGCACCATAAGCTTCCATTGCCCACACCTCCATTTCTCCCAGTCTCTGCCCACCAAACTGTGCCTTACCGCCCAGAGGCTGCTGAGTCACGAGAGAGTAAGGCCCCGTAGACCTGGCGTGAATTTTATCATCAACAAGATGGTGAAGCTTGATCATATACATGACACCAACCATGACATCCTGGTCAAAATCCTCACCCGTCTTGCCATCAAAAAGTTTCTCTTTACCGCTCGTTGACAAGCCCGCCAGTTCCATAAGCCTCTTGACCTCACTTTCAGAGGCTCCCTCAAAAACGGGAGAAGCCATAAAGACTCCTGCTGAGAGTTTGCGGGCCATAGCCATGATTTCTTCATCATCAGCCTTGTTAACCAGTTGGTCGATCTGAGCGGATTTATAAACCTCTTTAATGAATTCCCTCATTTTCTCAGGCGAATAATTAAGCTCGACAAACTTCTTCACCTTATCTCCAAGGCCCTTGGCAACCCATCCGAGGTGGGCCTCGAGTATCTGACCGACATTCATACGCGACGGAACACCAAGCGGATTCAAGACAATATCGACGGCTGTCCCATCTGCCATATAGGGCATATCCTCTACAGGTACGATCTTTGAAAGAACACCTTTATTTCCATGTCTTCCGGCCATTTTATCACCAACAGAGAGTTTTCTCTTGATAGCCACGGAAATCTTAACCATTTTGAGAACACCGGGTGGAAGTTCGTCACCTCTCTTGAGGCGGTCCATCTTCTCTTCAAAGTATTCCCTGATAAACTCCGTCTGTTCAGTCAGTGAATCGAGAAGTTTCTGGATGTTCTCTTCAGTCTCTTCATCACCCTTTAAAACAATATCTCCCCAAAGATTCTTCGGTGTATCATCAAGCACTTTTTCAGTAATTTTCTTGCCCTTTTCGAGGCGCACGTCCCCTTTTGAATCGGTAATGTCTGCAACAGCCGTTTTACCGACAAGAAGAGTCTTTATCTTATTATAGATACCACCCTCAATGATCCTTATTTCGTCTTCCTGATCTTTAAGAAGCTTGGCCTCGTCTTCACTTTCAATGTCCCTGGCCCGCTCATCCTTTTCAATCCCTTTCCGGGAAAAGACCTTTGCGCCAATAACCGTTCCTTCGACACCGGGCGGAACTCTCAGTGAGGTATCTTTAACGTCACCCGCTTTTTCACCAAAAATAGCCCTGAGAAGCTTTTCTTCCGGCGTCAGTTGAGTTTCACCTTTCGGTGTAATCTTGCCGATAAGGATATCATTGGGTCTTACCTCGGCG
It includes:
- the rpoC gene encoding DNA-directed RNA polymerase subunit beta'; its protein translation is MEDFFSFVEKPKDPLNFKGIRVSIASPEKIREWSHGEVKKPETINYRTFKPERDGLFCAKIFGPIKDYECNCGKFKRMKHRGVVCEKCGVEVIQSKVRRERLGHIELATPVAHIWFLKSLPSRMGNLLDITLKDLEKVLYFEAYIVTDPKDSALIKGQLLTEDEYYAAMEEYAGEFEAGMGAETIRELMKELDLGEICASLRLEMKETNSDAKRKKIAKRLKVADAFRLSDNKPEWMIMEVIPVIPPDLRPLVPLDGGRFVTSDLNDLYRRVINRNNRLKRLLELNAPDIIIRNEKRMLQEAVDALFDNGRRGRVITGPNKRPLKSLSDMLKGKQGRFRQNLLGKRVDYSGRSVIVVGPELKLHQCGLPKKMALELFKPFIYSKLEERGYVTTIKNAKKMVEEERSEVWDILDEVIREHPILLNRAPTLHRLGIQAFEPILVDGKAIQLHPLVCAAYNADFDGDQMAVHVPLSIQAQLEARVLMMSTNNILSPANGKPIIVPSQDIVLGLYYMTREKPLQKGEGIIFSSVDEVVSAYDAGEVHLQACIKVRIDGQIADTTPGRILLRGIVPFEIPFETINKVMNKKALAVLVDQSFRLAGGKKTVVLADQLKNLGYKHATKAGISISINDMVMPTRRDALIGAAQEEVVEIKNQYTDGLITDGERYNKVIDIWAHVTEQIADEMMKELGTERIVDDEGNEKSIPSFNPIFMMADSGARGSAQQIRQLAGMRGLMAKPSGEIIETPITSNFRDGLTVLQYFISTHGARKGLADTALKTANSGYLTRRLVDVAQDMIITEEDCQTIDGIYVSALVEGGEVIEGLGDRILGRVALENIEDPMTGDVLVEAGTEIDEALVEKLESSGVDRVLIRSVLTCQSKKGICAKCYGRDLARGSMINLGETVGIIAAQSIGEPGTQLTMRTFHIGGTASRRAEQTTLEARNDGVVKLIGLSSVANKEGSLIVMNRNAEIAVIDETGRERERYLLVYGAKLTMKEGDKVEKGTLLAEWDPYTVPILTDKSGAVKFGDIIEGQSMQEQVDEVTGLSRKIIVECKEAELRPRVSIKDEAGKTAGRYQMPVGANIIVSEGDVLDAGDILAKIPRETTKTKDITGGLPRVAELFEARRPKEMAIVSEIDGVVSFGKDTKGKRQVLVTPDVGDVKEYLIPKGKHISVHDGDRIKAGESLMDGAIDPHDILRIRGDKELAKYLVDEVQEVYRLQGVGINDKHIEVIVRQMLRRVRIVDAGDTDFLPGDEVEKVRFRDGNEKIMEEGGTPATAEPLLLGITKASLSTDSFISAASFQETTKVLTQAAIEGKADYLSGLKENVIMGKLVPAGTGLPRYRDLSIEGEVEEEPLVEENAAQDVA